A single region of the Triticum dicoccoides isolate Atlit2015 ecotype Zavitan chromosome 2B, WEW_v2.0, whole genome shotgun sequence genome encodes:
- the LOC119360823 gene encoding GDSL esterase/lipase At4g10955-like — protein MASNVDLADRFDVSGPTHIMSRSGAGRSSPMMIDWNNEEDRRCVAACVVKGTYILENDRTMCRVHAEALAPPWWESFHFRLSAVLTEESFRRKCDKLIFGAIYEHVPVAGGRRNPCAPQYIVAFRGTMLPHPKAIHDLFLDFKIMANTLSDSKRSELAHRAVDTLLATIARGKAGSEGSGVVWLAGHSLGASLALEVGRTMMAEQGRSLPTFLFNPPHVSTIPAINVMLPSEGVRRELLAKSNLVKAGLGLVLSPHRKRMERLFERLSPWAPNLYVHERDVICQGFIGYFEQRQQLEERCRGAKSATTLSYRDMLFSALGKEKERPHLLPSATLWKNSSMDRNANLVQQSLAAHELQQWWKPDADLRLSDRRYSFA, from the exons ATGGCTTCCAACGTCGACCTCGCGGACCGCTTCGATGTCTCTGGGCCAACGCACATCATGTCTCGATCCGGCGCCGGCCGTTCTTCTCCAATGATGATCGACTG GAACAACGAGGAGGATCGTCGGTGCGTGGCCGCCTGCGTCGTGAAGGGCACCTACATCCTCGAGAACGACAGAACCATGTGCAGGGTGCACGCGGAGGCGCTGGCTCCGCCGTGGTGGGAGAGCTTCCACTTCCGCCTCAGCGCCGTGCTCACGGAGGAATCCTTCAGGCGCAAGTGCGACAAGCTCATCTTCGGCGCCATCTATGAGCACGTCCCCGTGGCGGGCGGACGCCGCAACCCTTGTGCTCCGCAGTACATCGTGGCCTTCCGAGGGACTATGCTGCCGCATCCCAAGGCGATACACGACCTGTTCCTCGACTTCAAGATCATGGCCAACACGCTCTCGGACTCCAAGCGCTCCGAGCTCGCGCACCGGGCGGTGGACACGCTCCTCGCCACCATCGCCAGGGGCAAAGCCGGCTCCGAAGGCAGCGGCGTCGTGTGGCTCGCGGGGCACTCTCTCGGCGCGTCGCTGGCGCTGGAGGTGGggcggaccatgatggcggagcagGGCCGCAGCCTCCCGACCTTCCTCTTCAACCCGCCGCACGTGTCGACCATTCCGGCGATCAACGTGATGCTCCCGTCGGAGGGGGTGAGGAGGGAACTGCTCGCCAAGAGCAACCTCGTCAAGGCCGGGCTCGGGCTGGTTCTCAGCCCGCATCGGAAGCGCATGGAGAGGTTGTTTGAGCGGCTGTCCCCGTGGGCGCCAAACCTGTACGTGCACGAGAGGGACGTCATCTGCCAGGGCTTCATCGGCTACTTCGAGCAGCGGCAGCAGCTGGAGGAGCGCTGCCGTGGCGCCAAGTCGGCCACCACGCTGTCGTACCGCGACATGCTCTTCTCCGCGCTCGGCAAGGAGAAAGAGCGGCCGCACCTCCTGCCATCCGCGACGCTCTGGAAGAACTCGAGCATGGACAGAAACGCCAACTTAGTCCAGCAGTCGTTGGCCGCACACGAGCTCCAGCAGTGGTGGAAACCGGACGCCGACCTCAGGCTGAGCGACAGACGTTATAGCTTCGCTTGA